In the Methylomonas rhizoryzae genome, one interval contains:
- a CDS encoding DUF6156 family protein — protein MNLDDYTCRYFISYSGVKLPLKLVNEFEGSGLANRNTYFRGYFDTDQRLIRCEKLVYGETELLHDYQYDDSGVLRRAEITDADGELTVLHFDAAGQAVEE, from the coding sequence ATGAACTTGGACGATTACACTTGCCGTTATTTCATTAGCTATAGCGGCGTAAAACTGCCGTTGAAGCTGGTCAACGAATTCGAAGGCAGCGGTTTGGCTAACCGCAATACCTATTTTCGCGGCTATTTCGATACCGACCAGCGTTTAATCCGCTGCGAAAAACTGGTATACGGCGAAACCGAACTACTGCACGACTACCAATACGACGACAGCGGCGTACTGAGACGCGCCGAAATTACCGATGCGGACGGCGAACTGACCGTGTTGCATTTTGATGCGGCCGGGCAAGCCGTAGAAGAATAA